Genomic DNA from Lagenorhynchus albirostris chromosome 9, mLagAlb1.1, whole genome shotgun sequence:
atatagattctTATGTGTTCTACCCCAAACTCAGTGAGAATGAAAATCTCAGGGGACAAGAACTGGGACTATATTTTCTAGGAATATATTTTCTGGCCTAGCACCGGTCCTTGAACACTTGGAAACCATTGCATTAGACCCTTGTCACCTACACACTGATCTTCAGCAGTTTTAATTACTTAGAAATAATACAAAAGGCAATTAACATACTAATTTGTGATGCTGCCAAAGAACAAATTTTAATCTAATGTTACAAGGCTGGTGTGAAAAGAATAAGTCATGTAGCTATTGAGTTTGGCTGACCATACAGCATCTACATCTCAATGAGGTTCTGTGGTTCATTATTTCTgctgtacacattttttttttctaattcaggtAAGCTCATGATTAATGTAAGTTTTAGTGGCAGATTTTATTTTAGTAGTTTTATCAATATAGTATAGAAGTTATAAATGTTACATTCACTAGAGTCATCTTTCCAATTTTGCTTTATTTACAGGACAACTTATTTTATGgtgatatttataaatttaaaacttcacaaaccctaatattttcaacttttgtACTTGTAATATAAGAATCCACTATGTTTGTCTGACATTTAATACAAGCTATGAGTGAGTATGGGCAAACCTTACTGATCCACGTTAACTGCCATCAGTTCAAatatagtttttccttttggaaaataaacattttagcaAGTTAATGTAAAAAAATTCTTCACATAATTTATATAACTAAGTTGTGCAAAATGATTTAAATTCCCGTGAATCACACATATGTccatagattaaaaaagaaaataaacccacCTCATTAAATTCAACTTAAAAACACCTAGCCTACAATGTTTAACTTAAATCCATCAACCTTTTAGTTATAACTTCTAATTGAAAGGATAGAGAAAGGAATAAGCTAGGAAGCAACCAGTCAAACCCAGAAGAAAGGATATCTTGCAAGACAAggtctgtattatttttattatttaagtaGGGGAAGGGtaaaacctaaaaaagaaaaatggatttaaCCTGGTGTAATGCATGGTCCTAAAATGCAAATGAGTTTGGACGAATCAACTGTTAAGGACTTTGGTCAActaggaaaaattttaatatgatctGGCTACTAGATGAGataaaaatttactgaaatgGAAAGGTAGAGACagttgtcttaaaaaaaaagttatggggcttccctggtggcgcagtggttgagagtccgcctgccgatgcaggggacacgggttcgtgccccggtccgggaggatcccacatgccgcggagcggctgggcccgtgagccatggccgctgagcctgcgcgtccggagcctgtgctccgcaacgggagaggccacaacagtgagaggcctgcgtaccgccaagaaaaaaaaaagttataaaacagtatgtACATTATGATGTTATTTTTGATTAAATGAGAGGAATTTGCACTAAAATGTTAGTGTAGGATTCAcctgcatactttttttttttttttttttgcagtacgcgggcctctcactgttgtggcctctcccgttgcggagcacaggctccggacgcgcaggctcagcggccatggctcacgggcccagccgctccgcggcatgtgggatcttcccggaccggggcacgaacccgcgtcccctgcatcggcaggcggactctcaaccactgtgccaccaggaaagccctgcatACTTTTTTTAATGCAAGACAATCTAAACGCATGtaccattttgttttctgaataaaacagtaatattttgatgGCATTTTACAGGCTAGAAATACCACCATGTTTGTACAGCACATAAGTTTTCAAAGCATCTTCACAGCTCAGTTTATTCTAATAACCCTCTTAGTAGCACTGACATTATAACTGTAGTTCCAAAGATTAATAGAAGAAtggggatttaatttttttttttgtccagcttgtctatattttaaaatattctacaatGTACTAATTACTACTTCTGTAATACAATTTTGTTTCAGTTTAACATAAAATTATGTAGGCCTACACCTTGATTCGTACCACTGCATCTTCAGTTTGAAACCTCATAAGCCTTTGAAAGAATACTATGAGGTTGTTCTGAGCCATAGTATGGTCGATCTACTAGAgccatttatatataaaaatcaatttttagcTGAAAATGATCTAatggtaaagagaaaaaaaataaaaccactatgTTCCTAAACTCTCCAGTGCTTATTTATCtgcaacattttaaatacatttataatcacAATACAtctatcattttgttttctgggtcatacagtgacaattttattatttcttttacagaCTAGAAATACCTCCAGGTTTGTAGCAcctatgttttcaaatttatcattttattctaaTAACCATGTTAGTGGCACCagcattaatttaaaattatgggTCTATAGCCTAGTACAAGAGACGGGCTTTAAACACAGGTTCTTTTAGTCTCCCCAAAGTCCCACTCCGAGACTACATGGTTCCCATAAGATGCAGcacatttttaacttttagtaAAAGTGAGTTTGTTATTTCAAATTTGGGATAACAAGGGAAGAGGTGATGGGAAATAAAACAATACTAATAAGTGGgtcaaaaatcttttaaaactaacaatgaaaaaacaaagtaaGATGTTTATGTTCCcatattattttaatgaagtcattTATTCTCTATAACCCTAAAGAACACAGGTCAGAGGATCTATAATACTTACTAGGTTTTATATCCATGTGAACCAAAGACATTGAATGAATATACCTCAAGCCCCGGCCAACTTGCAAAAGGAGATCCTTCAACTCTGCTTCTGTAAAGTAACTCATGCTTCTGTAGTTTTCACTTATGGCATCAGCTAAACTTCCACCtaacaaacacaagaaaaattagaatcttcttcttcctgaaatattatttttcttccatctttactGTATGATCACACACAACCAAGAAAGTGACATTTTATATAGGACCTATTCTCTTCAACCTGTTTGTGAaatccaaattttatttattctttcagtagGTAATACACTCACATGGGTACAAAGTACAATGTAAAGTCTCTGTCTTATGAATACATACTTCAGCAATGCACCTGGTTCTCTTTCCCAGAGTAAATCAATGTTATCAGTTTCTTACGTATTCTTTTCAACTCCTTTTTACACAAGCGAaaacatattttcattatcttgaagATCATTCTCTACCAATATACAAAACTACCCCTTTCTTTCTTGTGTCTACAGAGTTCCACTGTATAATTGAATGGTAATACACTAACCAATCCCctaattgatggacatttagaaataatttccaagCCTTTAATACTACATACTGTGGTCGCGGGAATAACTTCGTACATTGGTCATTTCACACATATTTAGTATATCTCCTACAAACAAactgctgggtcaaagggtatgtACAATGTAATATACACATGCACAGTGTGTGTGGGAAACAGTGTTTTATTACATATAGAATAAATTTCTGTAGCTGAGAGGGCCATTTCTGTTTATCTGGCAAAAGAGCTTAGAGTTGGTATTCACACCATCAGTGCCAAGATCTGATTACCTCTGAAAGCTCACATAAAATAACAGTACACTcagtttctgatttcaaaatggCTAATACTTAAATTCTGCTAGCATAAGCTTATGTAAATCTGGGGATTTGGAAGATAAATCTGGGgcaataacacacacacatagagtgCCCCTTAGAGaaggctgtaccaattcatactCCCATGTTTAATGTGTGAGAATACCTGTTTTCCCACACACTTAACAACAGAGTCTAAAAATTTTGTAAGTAAAAAACAGTATCTTAGTATCGTTTTAATTTATACTACCCTTACTATGAATAAGAACATAACCTACTTTTATAGAATCAGTCAAACCAATTAGCTAATttgtttatactttaaaaaactttaagtTTATACTTAAAAACTTTGTTTATATTCTGTCTCAGAGGAAACAAGGAGttattgtaataaataaataaataaataaaccacttCCATTTAAAGCTTAGTTGGGaataataaaatcagaatcaAGGTAATAAAATCCAGGTCAATGATATACTACTCAGAAAAGGAGGTCCTATAATTTGAACAAGACCGAATAACAAAACGtcaaatgtgtttaaaataaataaataaatcacacacCTGGAGAGCTTAGGATTAAGTATGTTTTCTGAACTTAACTTGAACAAATCTTGAACTGCAGGAAGAAGAGGGGTCTAGGAGGGAGCAGGTCAAGAAGCCTGTCAGACAGGTGAGCTTGGAGTCCTAGATCAAGTTTACCAAGAAATAACATGGCTGCTTTCTAGTGGGTCTAGCAACTACAGCTAGGCCAGTTCTTCTATCTTGTTGATGAAAGGGCAAGAGGTGAGAAAAGCAAACCATTGATCTGATATTTCAGGTTCTCCTCCCCTATCTATCAACATTTTTCTACACCTGTTTATCAAGAGTAGAAATTCAGTCTATCACCAAACCAAGAAAAAAGGCTCAAAATGCAAACAATGTTTGAGACAATAAGGAAATTCAGTTAAGATAAAGGATATCAGTTAATCAACACAACAAATGAATGATAACAGAATCCTTCCCTGTGAAACTGTAGAAAAGGATCTAAAGACCAGGCCTATTAGGACATTCAAGGGTTTATGTGGAGAGAATGGtggaaaagggaaacaaaagaagaGCTCACAAATGTATCTAGATAGCCTCACTGTCTTTCATCTAAGCAAAATAAACAACCATACAAAGAGGCAGTCCTATTTTACAGAGGTCTATTTGTTTTCTAAAGATCCATATTCCTTAAGTGTTTTACAATGCTCCAAAATAATAAACTATTTCAAAAGATTATTTTATAATCTAACTTTATTACAGGACAAGGTCTCTGTAATCTGAGAGGGTTAGCAAGATGGCTCATTCCCTCCCAACTCGCAGGCCCAAGAGTTTTCTCAAAATCATCTGAATGACACAACCATGTATCTGGACTGTGGCTGAAATACTTAAGAGAGCCAGGCACATCCAACAAGGTGAGAGGCAGATAGAAACTAAAAGGAGACGGCATCTAGCAAATATGGAGGGGAGAAGGTATTATGGTAAAGTTGTACTATTATTAAATGCAGTTACTAAAAAATGGAGGTTAAGAAACACAAGGCCATGGGCGATAGCTTCAAAAATGTTTTGATGGTATGAAGAGAAACATTTCAACAGATGTGTGAAACAAAATAGCAGCAATGCTGTACACTGAGCACTTATTCTTTCAAGGGTGGAGATTAAAATGACAACTCAATGAGAAGTCAGGTAAGACAAATGAGTCTTTTActgctgttttgttttcaaatacagAAAACCTGAATCTACTACCTATAACACTTATTTATTCACAAGCTATGAAATGGCTGGTcttaagaaaaaatgagaatCAACAAAAATAATCTTTGCTACTCGACTGTTCATTAAATTCTAAATTCTCTAATATTCACTGaagatatacagaaataaaaatccatCATATATAAAGATTTAAGTATTTAATAACAGCTGTCTGTAAGAATCAGAAGTGAGGCCGGGACTCTGGTAAAGctttaataaaaaaggaaggacaCACGTTGATTGCTGAAGGACCTGATGAAATTCAAAGCTATACAAAGGTCCAAAGTTAAACCTCTATAAATGCTTGTTTTagcgggggaaggagggagggaggcacaacTAGGGAACTAAAAGAGCATAACTCTTACTTTACAGAAACATCTCAGTGGATTCTAGTGGTAAACTAGGTTGGATAGATGGAAGGGGGAGCAAGATTCAACAAATGGCTAAATTTGTATCAATGGAGAGTCACTGTCATTTTATGAGTAACCAATATCAGTTTTAGCAGcacataaaatgaaatggaaagggAAGGCTAGATGCAGGGAGCCTGGATTATTAACTACTATATCCCCCACACACACTATGTTAAGTGCTAGGGATACCAAAATATATACGGCAAGGCTGCTGTCCTCTCAAGAAAATCAGTTTAATTTGAGTAACAGGCATACATATAATATGCACGCAAGAACAAGGTTTTCAATACTAACTTCTACGTAAGAATTACTTGCACTTGAAATTCATGTTGAAATTCAAAGATCAGGCTTCTGATCTTTGAATTTACAAGAGATAAAAGATATATAGAATTAGAGCAAGACTTTAGATAAAAAGAAGTATCTCCTTGGTGTTCATTTTCTTGAGCTTATGAGTTTACAAGGGAACCATTATATTACTCACCGTTACAATATTCATTCTGTATAAGCATATGGTCATCTTCTGCCCATGCAGAGAAATATCGAACTACATGAGAATGTTGTCCAAGCACTGCATGAGCATATACTTCTCTCAAAGCGTTCTGCCTAGAAGTTTGAGATTAAGAGAATGgtaaatcatttttattcaagCCTGAACTGAGTTAATTTATCTGAAAGTTCATAAAAGAATCTTGACTTCTGGATCTATCATTATGCTGAAGGACAACTTGCTTGAAAGAGAGGGAGTTAAAACTCTGTACCAGATTTTTCCATAGACTTCCATTAAAGAATGTTAGAAAGAAGGAAGCTTGCTGGCCCTAGAATTCAGAAAAGATGAAACTCCACTTCACTATGAATTCATGGATGCCactagaaataagaaatttaagTTAGGCTCCAAGATCAGACCCCTTATATTATTCTTCCAAGTCCAGTAAGAACTAATGGCACAAAATGAAATGGATCTGATTAAATCATTACAACTTCTCAAACGTTAGAGAATTAAATTCAATGATTGACCACCTAAAACCTTAACATTTGTAACATCATACTGaacaaaagagaagacaaaatctTTAATACATACTCATCAACAGAGCCAGCCAATGGCTTTTTTGATCGCTTTATGGCATAAATGCATCCATCCAGCCTCTTCACACATTTAAACACAGAACCAAATTCTCCAGAGCCAATCTTCTCTAGCTCATGAAATTCTGTTGTATACCGTGACTTCATATTGCTTTCAGTAATTGTAATTCTCTGTAATAAAAAgtgtatccatatatatatatgtatatataaaatacaaaggtATGAAAATGACTTTTTCACTATGGTGATAGCACTATgtgtgaaatttttaaattatatcttatGTTTTGCAGGTGCTCTGTgggaattgttccatttgtagatgcgTTTTTGATGAACTTGTGAGGAGTGACAAATTCCGCATcctcctattccaccatcttgactcctccctaaaaattatgttttaacatGCATATATGGTAGCTTGCATATGTGGCTTATTTAACATGTATATGTGGTAGCTTGTTAAGACGTAGAAAatcaaatttcaaaaacaataaaatcaaaatctATTTACTTTAGCAGGTCTTGTTTCATCGTCAAACTCATAATCACTGGCTTCCATGTCTTCACCACAGgaactgaaaaatattattttttccatcaaCATATCTGACAGATACATCAACTAGAGATCCAAAACTTTGTCTGACAGgtatataacaaaatgaaaatttaatgaatgaaaacagaaaagaaagcatttaatTTTGTAATGACAAGATACAGCTCAACTGATGGAAATGTTGTTCTTGCTTAGATACACCAACACCACCACACATGTAAAAATTAAAGCCTTTGGAAATCAACCTTCTCTGCCTGTCTCATTTTGACACCAGCAGATTTCCTACTATCTAggctctttattccttcctttcccatACCACTCTTTTCCACAGGTGATTACTGAGAACTGCTAATAATGGAGAAAATTCTCAGTGCATAAACTTCCATGTCATTCAGTTGAAACGAAACTTTAATAAGTATACCAAACCAATCTTGGGTGGTTGGGGAACCACACTGTTGAATAATAAATAACTTACTCATTCCAGTATGTTCTCTTTCTTCTACGACACTGTCCTGAGGAATGAAGTAACACAGAATCTGGAGTAAAAGGATTAATATTCACTTGAGGAGTCTGTCGTATGTCAAATTCCCTTTTTCCTGACTTTTCTGTATCCATGAATAGAGAACCACCTCGGAGTTTAACAGAACTGGAATCGATTCCTCGAGCTTTGGAGAGCAAACTctaggagggggaaaaaaatgtttaggatCCAAGTGCTATAGCTGGCCTTCTCAACCGAACTTTCAACAAGGCTTTCACGAGGCTGAATGTGTAGGTCAAAGCAACACACAAGCCTTTGTTATCTTTCAAGCAAAATAAACAGTGGTTAACTTAGGAGCCTGAAGCTGGATACTAACCACCTTTTCTGAAAAGGCCAAGTAAAATAAGGTCTCTAACcctaaaaagaatataaatgcaGACTAAAATTAAGTTCATTCTAGAGGATAAAAGTTAACAAAACCTTTCAATCCATCTAAAAGTGGAAAGCAGTCAGGGAGCCCCATAaaagctcccctcccccatccaagTAGGGCTTTGAAAGCCTCCTCCGTAGGACTCCTCCCCTCACTTCCAGAGGGATCTTGCCCTGGGCAAGTCGGCTAGCAAACAGTAGAGCACAAAAGCACACATCTTCCTGAGGTTTATGACTAGTAACGGTACTGAAACTGACTCACTTAAAAAGGTGCATTTCCTGCACTAATCTTATAAATGCGGCACCTGTCTTAATTTCGGGAAGTGTCCGTTTTAAAATCTTGTGTTACTTCTAAAGTTCTAGAAGTGGTCATCTGCTTACTCACTAGCCATTCAGCAAACAGGTGCTGAACAGCTACTTCTTTAAGATACTTAATTAACGGTATATGAAAGCCTGAGGGTCCAGGCAACAACACCAATGCTGGTTTTTAACAGTTGGACGTTCCTAATCCTGACACTTAGGCTGACCAAACTTGGGAACTGCAAACCCAAGGGTGTAAACAAACGCTTACCCAATAAATATTCTGTCCGGAAAGAGGCTTAAACGCTACCCCTTAGTTATTTACGAATCTTTTTAAGACTGTAAATGCTTGAAGGCCAGCCTTTTCTCCCAAGTCGAAGCGCAGTCTCCCTCCGTATCTCAAACTTTCCCCCATAAGGCCACCTGATACGAAACGATAAgcgcatgaattttttttttaaccgaacTCCTGCGTGCGCCGCCCAAATTACAGGACAGAACACTGCGTTTAAAAGCCACCTGATGGCTGCGGCGCTCGGGAGTGTCAGGTGGTCGGGCCAGGACCACTCGAGCATCATTCCAAACCACGTTATCGGTGCCACACTCCCCGCTGCCACGCTCGGGGAGGCCCCGACTCGGCGGGCGTTAAATCGTCAGCCACCTGGACTGCGCCGATCAGCCCCCTTGAAAGATGAAGTTCCAGACGAGGCCCATTGTTCAGTTACATAATCTTAACGGACAACTTCTGGGCAGGGCCCAAAAGAGGGACTGCCAACTTTTTTGTTGCGGCGCAGAAGAGCGAGCGCGGGTGCGGCCCGGCGGTTATGTAACCGAACCCGGGCAGCGCCGCGCTCGGCTCCCGGCGCCACTGCCTTTTTAAAAGGCTAGGCCGGCGCGGGCTCGGGGCGCCCCAGCAGCTGCGTCCTCTCACCTTGGGGGTGTGCGGCGTGTCGAAGAGCCGCAGCTTGCGGAAGGTCTTGTGGGGCGGGGTGCCCGGGTGGTCGGGCAGCGGCGAGCAGGGGCCCTCGCCAGCCCCGCGCGCTCCGCAGCCCCGCGGGGACGCATCCCCCGGGCCGCCGCAGCGCACAGGCGAGAACGAGCTGCCCAGAAAGTAAGCGGCTGCAGGCGACTTGACCGGCGACGAGGAGCCGAAGCCCTCTTCCTCCCACGAGTCGCCCtcggccccgccgcccgccgcgtCCGCGCCTGGGCAGGCGCCCCGCAGCAGCATGTCCTCCTCCAGCTCTCCGGGGCTGCCGGGGGCCGGACCGGGTGAGCGGCGGCGCTCGGGCCCGGGCTCTGTGGGGCTCCGCGCGGGCGGTAGCGGCGAGTCAGGCTCCTGAAAGGCCGAGTCCTCCCCGGTGCTGTGGCCActgccttcctcctcctcttcctcctcctcctcctcacagTCGCTGCTGGGCGAGAAGATCAGCTTCTGGCGCAAGGTGCACGAGGCCCCGGCGCGGAggggcggcggcggctgctgccGGCTCAGGAAGCTCATCGCGCCCACGGGGCCGGGGCGGAGGACCGGAGAACCTGGGCCCGCGGAGTCCAGGGCACGGCCGGCCCAGGGGGCGGGTCCGCCACGTGCGACTGGGCGCGCCTGGTGGCCGCGGCGGCGGGCCTGCGCGGCGGCTCCGGGACTCTCGGGGCGGCggccggcgggggcggcggcggcggcggcgcggactcttctgcagaggcgggggggccCGGGCGCCGAGCCTGGGGTCTCCGCAGGTCCAGCAGCAAGTTCGGGCTCCGCGGCTTCCCGCGACCGTTAACCACGTGAGTGCCCAGTCCACCAATCCCCGCCCAGCCCGGGGTTTGAAAAAAAAGGAGGGCGCGACTCAGCCCGCGGGGGAGGGATCAACTACGCGATTTTGGCGCGAACCTGCTAGCTCCGCCCCCCACGCCTACGCCCCGCCCCCCCGCGGATCCAGGCCTGGGCGGGCGCAGTGTTCCGGTCCTATGAGCGAGCTGGATGGCTGGGAGCTGGGTCCGCCGCCGCCCGGACAGGGCCGGGCCGGGGAACAGAGGCAGCCCTCTGGGAGGAGCGAAGGGTGCGGACTGGACTAGGCCGAGCCGAGCGCCGGCCTGGACACGACTTCTTCGCCGCCCCTCCGGCTCCCCGGAGTCAGGAGCGGGACTTGCGACGGCGTAGCCCTCGGGATCCCTGCGGGTCGCGGGGAGAGGGGGACCGCCGTGGCCCTTGGGCGCTGCCCAGGGAGACCGACATCCTGTCCCGCATCCCTTTGGTGCCGGGCCCTGGGGCTCAGTGGGCGTGGCTGTGGGGAGTCTGGTTGCAGGGTCGAGGTCTGAATCGGGAATGGTGCCTCCGGCCTCTGGACCCTTGCGACCGTGTGCAAATGGGTTAGGCCGATACCGAAGTCAGCCGGAAGACGGACGCTCGAGTTCTCGAGGCGAGGTCACTGGATGCGGGGcgacctctgagcctcagttttcccccaGAGAGTCTGTTAGGGGCCGGTGTGTCCGCCGCGAGGGGAGCGCTCGCAGGCCATAGTCCCCTCTGCCGTCCCCGCTCTCCACCGCCCGCCCCCCACTTGCCCACAGTAAATAAAGCAGCACCACACTGGGCCCTAAGCACAAAACCAAGTGCCCACCACGCGGCCACGGTGTTTATATTTGTTTGCCAGCACGTGGGCAAGTGTTGGCAAAACAGATTGGCTCAGCTCGCTGCAAGTTTCAAAGCAACTTGAGAAAAAATTTCTCTAGTACTACGTCAAATTGTGATTTAATCCGTCTCTTACTGTCGCACATAGAAGCTTCTGACAATTTTTCAGTTGTGAGTAACCCCGTAATGAATATTGTTCCTTCTCGTGttgtttttcctctgtgttttgttttttattctttaggATACATTCACAGAAGTGAGAATTACTGGCTCAAAGTATATATAAACTGTCAAActgccttccagaaaaaaaaatttacgtTCTCACAAGCGGTGGATTAGAGTACACCGTTGGTGGATTCTGGACATCAGTGGGTACTTAATGTTTGTAGatgtagttttgttttgattCATATCACTGGACAGTTTTCATGGGCTTAATGGCCATTTGCATTTATCtctcttgtctgtttttcttattGTGGCACTTTATGGATATTAACACCCGACCATATATGTTCTAACACTTTTCAAAGGTTAAACTCAAGGTGGTTTTTAACAATGGAAACACATGGGAAATTCCCTGAGATCACATAACTGAAGAAGCAGTGAAGGGTAAACAGTTGTCTTCTCCAAATATCTGCTAACTGATgtataaatgtgtcttttttgtgtgttagtCCAAACTTAATTTTAAGCTCTCAGAAGACTGGAACTTAACCCTTTTGTATATATCAGAGAGAGGTGTTCTCTGATAATCCGTGGCCAAAGCCAAGGAGTGGTTTTTAGCACCCTCCCTCCAACACTTCTCTCCTAGTGAGAAATATAAATTCTTTGATACGGATAGTTAACATTTTCTCAATTTCATGTgaagtgtaaataaaaataactttagaaaACTTCTACTCTTTATTGATCTGTAACATGAGTTGTATGTAAAAATAGTGTGCTTCCTAGgtaaacagaaactttaaagcTGAGTAAACACCTCTCCAGAGCGAGGTTTTTGCCCCTAAGCCTCTCCCATATAGGAATCCTATATCCTCTATCGTTTCGCACGCAAGCTCATGCTGCCGCCCCCCCCCACTCTTTCACAACACGCTGCTTTATTTCCTTTACAGGCTTATATCTATTTCAAAGTGTGTTGATTGATTATTCCTATTCCCTTCT
This window encodes:
- the WEE1 gene encoding wee1-like protein kinase; the encoded protein is MSFLSRQQPPPPLRAGASCTLRQKLIFSPSSDCEEEEEEEEEEGSGHSTGEDSAFQEPDSPLPPARSPTEPGPERRRSPGPAPGSPGELEEDMLLRGACPGADAAGGGAEGDSWEEEGFGSSSPVKSPAAAYFLGSSFSPVRCGGPGDASPRGCGARGAGEGPCSPLPDHPGTPPHKTFRKLRLFDTPHTPKSLLSKARGIDSSSVKLRGGSLFMDTEKSGKREFDIRQTPQVNINPFTPDSVLLHSSGQCRRRKRTYWNDSCGEDMEASDYEFDDETRPAKRITITESNMKSRYTTEFHELEKIGSGEFGSVFKCVKRLDGCIYAIKRSKKPLAGSVDEQNALREVYAHAVLGQHSHVVRYFSAWAEDDHMLIQNEYCNGGSLADAISENYRSMSYFTEAELKDLLLQVGRGLRYIHSMSLVHMDIKPSNIFISRTSIPNAASEEGDEDDWVSNKVMFKIGDLGHVTRISSPQVEEGDSRFLANEVLQENYTHLPKADIFALALTVVCAAGAEPLPRNGDQWHEIRQGRLPRIPQVLSQEFTELLKVMIHPDPERRPSAMALVKHSVLLSASRKSAEQLRIELNAEKFKNSLLQKELKKAQMAKAAAEERALFTDRMATRSTTQSNRTSRLIGKKMNRSVSLTIY